The Methanosarcinales archaeon genome contains the following window.
ATGGGAGAGGACGAGCAGATAACCATCAAAAGGCAGATCGAGGAGATTAAAGGCGAAATATCGGTCGGCCAGAATACTATTACACTTACTGAATCTGAAATTGCCGATCAGGACACCCAGCGCAGGAAAGGCCTGATCGAGATAGATAATATAAAAGGCAAAATAATCGAACTTGAGTCCAAGACACAGGAAGAAGATATCCGCAAGGAAGGTATCCACAGCGAGATTGGCGACCAGCAGACCCAATTGTTGGTGTTAAGGTCTAAGATCGCTGAAGTGGACTCGAAATTTACCCTTACCAGGGACGAGTTGTCACAGGTGAAACATGATCTGGAAGAGGCCCGCAACCGCAAGAATGAGCTGATGCGCAAGGAAGACCGCCTGCTCGATTCAATGAGGCGGCGCAGTGCAGAGATTAAGGATATTCAGGACGAGATCGAGGATTCAAAGCTTAAGATCAAGTCTGCTGATGACGACCGTGAAGATGTGGTCGAGTTAATCAGGGGCCTGAACCAGCAGATAGAGGACCTGAACAGGGATACGGATGACCTGGAATCAAACCGGTCCCAGATGAAGAGTGCACTAAAAGATGTGGAGGAAACCCTGCGGGGTCTGCAGCAGGAGTATATGACTGCGGAGGCCAGGGTAAGAGCTGCTAAGGAAATGTCATACAGCGGTGCGGTAGAGAAAGTTCTAAAGGCTAAGGAGATGCGGGAGCTTCCAGGTATCTATGGGACCATTGCTCAATTGGGAAAGGCAGATCAACAATATGCTGCTGCTCTGGAAGTAGCTGCTGGCGGGCGAATGCAAAGCATTGTGGTAGATACAGATGAGGATGGTGCCAGGGCAATATCCTTTTTGAAACACCAGAGGGCAGGCAGGGCTACATTTTTACCATTGAACAAGATGTCACCACCAGTGGGTTACAAGGATATTTCAGATATGGTCGGTGTGACAGACTATGCCATAAACCTGGTGGATTTCGACCTGAAATTCGAATCAGCGTTCCATTACATTTTCAGGGATACTCTTGTGGTGGAGGATATGGATACTGCCAGGCGTTTGATGGGGGGTTTGAGGATGGTGACCATGGAAGGCGATCTGGTGGAGAAGAGCGGAGCCATGACAGGGGGCAGCCGGGGCAGAAGCGGACTATCCTTCGGAGCGGGTGAAGAAGATAAGATCTCCAAGTTGGCCGAGCAGATCACAGAATATGAGTCCAGGCGCAGTAATCTCATAAATAAACTGGATGGTGTGGAAAGCCATGTGTCAAGTGTCCTAAAGGAGATAAGGGATGTTGAGACCGAGATCACTAAAAGACAGTTGTCTATAGATGAGATAAACAGCCGGGGTGAGAGGCTCACGACCCTGATAGCAGAGAAGGAAGCTGAATTAACAGAGATAGAAGCAGGGGCTAAAGCACTGCGAGAAGAGATGAATACCCTGGAGGACAGCAAGAAGATTGTGGACCAGGAGATTGTTAAATTCACTTCCCAGACCGAAAAGCTGGAAGAGCAACTTAAAGGCTCGGAAGTGCCTGAGCTAAATGAACAAGCTCAGAGGATAGAGGATGAAATCCACAGGCTTGAGAACAGGACCAGGGACATCGAGGCTAATATCAATAATCTTAATACTGAATTAAAATTTTCTGCTGACAAGGTGGAAGAGATCAAGACCAGGCTTTCAGAACTGGACGGCAGGAAAAATGAATTAAGAGAGAAGATTGAACAACAGCGTACCAGGATAGATGAACTGGAAGTCAGCCTGGACGAAAAATTAAGCAGGGAGCAAGAGCTTGATGTGGAACTGGCAGATATGCGAAAACGGCGGGAAGACCTGCAGATGGAATATGCTGCCTGGCAGAAACAGTATGAGGGGATCAAGATTAAACTGGACAATTCCCTGCGCCAGATGATAGCGTTAAATGCTACACGGGATGCCCTTGATGAGCAGATCAAGGAATTCACGACCGAACTGGAGGAGAGGGGTGTAAAATTGACCGATGATGTGCCTGCTTTAGAGGAAGTGCAGACCCGGATAAATTCCATCACCAGTGCTATGACCAGGCTTGAGCCTGTGAATATGAGGGCTATTTATGAATATGATGAGGTTGAGCAGCGCAGCAATGATCTACGCAGCCGCAGGGATATCCTGAGTCATGAGAGGGAAGAGATACTGGAGCGGATCCACAAGTACGAGCAAATGAAGAAAGTGGCGTTCATGGAATGTTATAACGGGATCAATGAACATTTCAGGGTGATCTTCCATGAACTATCTGACGGGCCGGGAGAGTTGATGCTGGAAAATATGGATGATCCGTTTGCCGGTGGACTTACAATGAAGGTACAGCCAAAGGACAAGTCCCAGCTGCGCATGGAGGCTCGAAGCGGTGGGGAGAAGAGCCTGATCGCCCTGGCATTTATATTTTCCATCCAGCAATTCAGGCCGGCACCCTTCTATGCTTTTGATGAGATAGACATGTTCCTGGACGGTGCCAATGCGGAAAGGGTAGCCCAGAGGATGAAGAAGGTCAAGGAGAATGCCCAGTTCATTGTGGTGAGTTTACGCAAACCGATGATCCAGGCGGCTGAGCGGACCATAGGCGTTACTATGCAGGAGAATAATATCACCAGCATTACCGGGGTTAAGTTGAACTGACGATGTGAAAAATAATTGACATTGATCTATCCACATTGATTTTTTCTACCACTATAATTTCTTATTGACAATTAA
Protein-coding sequences here:
- the smc gene encoding chromosome segregation protein SMC; protein product: MHIKEIEFQNFKSFGKKIKIPFYDGFTTISGPNGSGKSNIVDGILFCLGLSSSRTMRAEKLTDLIYNGDGKKKPDFALVSIRFDNSDREMTVDSDTVTISRKVRQTEAGYYSYYYFNDKAVSLGDIHNHLSKARITPEGYNVVMQGDVTRITEMTPMERRKIIDEIAGVAEFDNKKDKAMSELDIVKERIERVDIILAEVDVQREKLQKERDQALKYQSLQEEKVRYEGYVLLSKLKEAEKEFEKILEDIDSKLECKSELEGLLASRKEKMEELESSLKELNDQITRMGEDEQITIKRQIEEIKGEISVGQNTITLTESEIADQDTQRRKGLIEIDNIKGKIIELESKTQEEDIRKEGIHSEIGDQQTQLLVLRSKIAEVDSKFTLTRDELSQVKHDLEEARNRKNELMRKEDRLLDSMRRRSAEIKDIQDEIEDSKLKIKSADDDREDVVELIRGLNQQIEDLNRDTDDLESNRSQMKSALKDVEETLRGLQQEYMTAEARVRAAKEMSYSGAVEKVLKAKEMRELPGIYGTIAQLGKADQQYAAALEVAAGGRMQSIVVDTDEDGARAISFLKHQRAGRATFLPLNKMSPPVGYKDISDMVGVTDYAINLVDFDLKFESAFHYIFRDTLVVEDMDTARRLMGGLRMVTMEGDLVEKSGAMTGGSRGRSGLSFGAGEEDKISKLAEQITEYESRRSNLINKLDGVESHVSSVLKEIRDVETEITKRQLSIDEINSRGERLTTLIAEKEAELTEIEAGAKALREEMNTLEDSKKIVDQEIVKFTSQTEKLEEQLKGSEVPELNEQAQRIEDEIHRLENRTRDIEANINNLNTELKFSADKVEEIKTRLSELDGRKNELREKIEQQRTRIDELEVSLDEKLSREQELDVELADMRKRREDLQMEYAAWQKQYEGIKIKLDNSLRQMIALNATRDALDEQIKEFTTELEERGVKLTDDVPALEEVQTRINSITSAMTRLEPVNMRAIYEYDEVEQRSNDLRSRRDILSHEREEILERIHKYEQMKKVAFMECYNGINEHFRVIFHELSDGPGELMLENMDDPFAGGLTMKVQPKDKSQLRMEARSGGEKSLIALAFIFSIQQFRPAPFYAFDEIDMFLDGANAERVAQRMKKVKENAQFIVVSLRKPMIQAAERTIGVTMQENNITSITGVKLN